A stretch of DNA from Vibrio sp. ED004:
TTGCTTGTTAAGCAATTGCTGGGCGAATCCAATGTCCATCAACATCCGACTACCTAGCTGCCATTCATCGGGCAGCACCACAACTTTTGTGATGACTTCATCGAGAAGGAGTGTTTCTACTTCGCCTAAGCTTTGATGTTGCGATTGGCTCATCATCACGATGGGCTTGCCAGCTAACAATAGAGGAAGGGGTAAGGCGCTGTTGAACAGAGATATGTTTTGACTATCTTCTGACGTACCATCGTTTTCGGCTGGCTTGTCGGTAGAATAGCGAGATCTTGAGGTGAGAGCTGCGATTAACTCACTGCCTTGTATCGACCAACGACGACCTTGCTCGTCTCTCACACGCCCTTCAATCACAGGTAGTATTGCGCTGAGTCCGTTTTGTCTTAGCTTGAAGTAGAGCGATTCTGGCAAATAGTTTTGCCCCGCTGGTGGAATTATAAGGTTTTGCGCTTGAGCACTCAGTTGCTCGGTGGATTCCGCATAGCTGCGTTTGGCATTGAGGTTGATCGCTTGCACTGCGACAAACAGGGTGACCGCTAACACGATACCAACCAAGATCGCAGCAGCTTGCAAAGGGGATTGTCGATAGTGCGCAGCGAATAGGTTTAGCGTAAGTTTTGTGTGAGCGATTTTGAGGCGATTTGATTCGGCTGCCCGCTTAGCTTTCAACATAAGAAATGTCACTCGCTTGCTTTTGGTTTAGATAGGCTCGCTTCAGCTTTCCATCATCTAACACCAGTCGTGTCTGCATAAAACTGGCACATTCCGGGCTGTGTGTCACCAGTAGTACCGCGGTGTTGCCTTGTGTGGTGATTTCGTTCAGTAGCCTCATTACTTCTAAACCGGCTTTGTGGTCGAGGTTACCGGTGGGTTCATCAGCAAGCAGCAGTTTCGGTTTATGAGCTAATGCACGTGCGATCGCCACTCGTTGTTGCTGGCCGCCAGAGAGTGCTGATACATGTCTATCGAGCAGTTCACTGATGCCTAGTGCTTCCACTAAATAATCACACCAGTCCCCCCATTTTTGTTGATTCAAATGCAACGGAAAGGCGATATTTTGTTTTACGTTGAGTGGGGTTAACAAGTTGAACTGCTGGAAGATAACGCCCAGTTTTTGATGGCGGAAGCGGCTCCATTGTGGGTCTTTCCAAACCGATGTGTTGTCACCATCGAGCCACAATTCACCTCCCGAAAGCGGTTCAAAGCCCGCGATGAGATTGAGTAGAGTACTTTTCCCGCTGCCACTTGCTCCTGTCAAAGCCACACTAGCGCCTGTCGCCAAAGTGAAGTCGACACTATCCAACACGCTATGGGTGTCTTTGCCGTCAACAAAGCTTTTACTGGCCTGTTTTAGCGTGACAACTGGGTTTTCCATTTCCTCTCCTTGTATCCAACAATGACTATCAAACTGTAGACAACAATTTCAAATAATAGAGCGATTTATATCGAATTATTAATAACTTGTACTTTGATAAGAGAGAAATAGATCAGTGAGAGGTGGAATTCGGACTCTCGTTGGGACTTTGAATTATCACATCGCCTTGGGTTATTTATTAGACGGTTTTTTACGGCATCTAAGGGTAGCCAATTCCAACGCTTGGTATCTGATGGAGATTATTTTGTGTGAGGATAAGGCGAGTGAAAGCTGTATCCCTAACATATTTTTCCCATAGCTTGTTAGTGTTTTTAATACTCAGGTAGAGTGACATATTGAAAATCTCAATCTTTCATTCAACAATAAAGGTGACATTACATGTGTGTAATGTCACCTATAAGGCATTGAGTTGTGAAACGAAGAGGTTTGCTAAAAAGTGTGTATTACTTAGATACGACCGTCCATTTCATTAGAACTGGCTCTGCTTCCTCACACTGAATCAGTTCAAGTGGACGTTTTACCCAAGGACCGGCTTCTTGAGTTTCTGATGTCACAGCCAAACAGTAACTAGAATCCGCTTTCAATCGAATAGTCTGATCATTTTCGCTATAAACAAAACCTTGGTGTTTTGCATCGCTGCACTCTAGTAACGCGAGTTCGCTCTTTCCTTTAGCTAAAAGACCTTGCATACATAACCCTTCAAACGCATAAGATTGAATCTTATTTGTTTCATTGTCGTATTCAAATCTCACATCATGACCAGAATAGTTACGAGGAGAACCTTCGGGCGCTTTGGGCTTACAGGTGTGGGTCTGCATTAATTCGGATTGACCAGGGCCGTAGGTATCAATACAAAATCCATAACCGTTTGGCTCATCTAAATTATCACTTAATACAATGTATGGAGGCTCTGTCGGCACATTCGGCTCTGCTGCAAAGAGAAATGAAGGGGCAGCAACTAAGCTAGATGCCACAATGACTTTGGCTACATTTTTCAGTTTCATATCTATTTCATCCTTTAATAAATTTCGGTGTTGTAACTAAAACGGCTTACTGGTTAAAACTTTCGGTGAACTCTACAATTCGAGCTGCATTGACTCCTTTATCACTGCGACCGATTCGAGACACACTACGAATGTCGACGCGGCTCTCGCTGTTTATCGGTGTGACTTTAACGACCACATCGTCTATAAAGCCAAAGAAAGTTGTTTGAGCTGTCGCTTCAAAGCGTAATGCTTCAGGAAATCTTGCAACAATTTCCCAACCTTTGTTCTGCGCAACATCCAGAGCTTTTTCGTATGCATCTTCAGCAGAGAGGCTAGACGGAATTGGCTTAATGTATGGGTGCAACTTCCTCTGTACTGCTGCAACTTCCTCTCCTGCATAAATCAGAGAGTTTTTGGCACCGGCACGCGTATCATCCAGCACCAAAAATTTAGGTGGGTTTATGGTATCGGTTGTAATGTCATGAATTGCAGGTCCACGTTTCACTGGTTGAATCATGCCGTGGATCATTGGCGCGGTGAGGCTAAGCCCTATGAATACAGCGACCAGAGACTTGAGCGCACCAGTGCGATTACGAGTAATCCATTGGTAGATGAACCCGAGTGTACTTATAGCGAGTAAAGATAGGCCGATGGGGTTGAGATAATTTCGAATGTAGCCAAAGCCAATTATGGGATCCCACAAGCCCAAACGCGCCCCAAAGATCATCACGGCAACCGCTAGCACAGCGGAAAAAGCGATGACTAATAATAGTGTTCCAATACGAGAGGTACGGCTGTTCGTCATTTTCTATCCTTTGAAAGTGTTCAGCGAGTAATGATGAGCCACTCCGAGGCTCATCATCTCCTCATTTTGTTAGTACTCAGTTTGGCTGTTCGGCGTTGTTCGCTATTGCTGCTTTATCATCTGATTTGAACAATTTGCAGATCAAGACAAAAAATAGCGGAGCGAAGTAGATTACCAATAATGTCGCACCCATCATGCCGCCCAGAACAGACGTACCTATCGCGTTGCGAGCATTAGCACCAGCTCCCGTACTTAGTACCAATGGCAACACGCCGAGTCCAAACGCCAGTGATGTCATGATTATCGGGCGCAGACGCATTTCACAGGCTTGTACCGTTGCATCAATAATGTTGACGCCTTTTTCATAAAGCTCTTTTGCAAACTCAACAATCAGAATTGCGTTTTTGGCGGTTAAACCAATCGTAGTCAAAACGCCCACTTGGAAGTAAACATCGTTCTCTAGCCCTCGCAACATGATTGCAGCCAGTGCGCCGAGTATCCCTAATGGAACCACCAGAATAATCGCAATTGGAATACTCCAGCTTTCATACAAAGCGGCTAAGCAGAGGAAAACCATCAAGATGGAGATCGCGTACAGAATTGGCGCTTGGTTTCCAGCTTCGATCTCTTGATAGGACATTCCCGTC
This window harbors:
- a CDS encoding DUF1499 domain-containing protein, with amino-acid sequence MTNSRTSRIGTLLLVIAFSAVLAVAVMIFGARLGLWDPIIGFGYIRNYLNPIGLSLLAISTLGFIYQWITRNRTGALKSLVAVFIGLSLTAPMIHGMIQPVKRGPAIHDITTDTINPPKFLVLDDTRAGAKNSLIYAGEEVAAVQRKLHPYIKPIPSSLSAEDAYEKALDVAQNKGWEIVARFPEALRFEATAQTTFFGFIDDVVVKVTPINSESRVDIRSVSRIGRSDKGVNAARIVEFTESFNQ
- a CDS encoding ABC transporter ATP-binding protein, whose protein sequence is MENPVVTLKQASKSFVDGKDTHSVLDSVDFTLATGASVALTGASGSGKSTLLNLIAGFEPLSGGELWLDGDNTSVWKDPQWSRFRHQKLGVIFQQFNLLTPLNVKQNIAFPLHLNQQKWGDWCDYLVEALGISELLDRHVSALSGGQQQRVAIARALAHKPKLLLADEPTGNLDHKAGLEVMRLLNEITTQGNTAVLLVTHSPECASFMQTRLVLDDGKLKRAYLNQKQASDISYVES
- a CDS encoding ricin-type beta-trefoil lectin domain protein, encoding MKLKNVAKVIVASSLVAAPSFLFAAEPNVPTEPPYIVLSDNLDEPNGYGFCIDTYGPGQSELMQTHTCKPKAPEGSPRNYSGHDVRFEYDNETNKIQSYAFEGLCMQGLLAKGKSELALLECSDAKHQGFVYSENDQTIRLKADSSYCLAVTSETQEAGPWVKRPLELIQCEEAEPVLMKWTVVSK